A window of the Schistocerca nitens isolate TAMUIC-IGC-003100 chromosome 5, iqSchNite1.1, whole genome shotgun sequence genome harbors these coding sequences:
- the LOC126259173 gene encoding cytokine receptor-like → MPRCDRRAWASAPALCLLLLLPVSAQTSTAAATLSPAAPTTQHVSVTGGKCMTGLDFHGYTVPKGRIVVEYGSSLEIYCFIDPHFVATKGRNASDIRFYRNATPLPQEYIQVLNATTARLLEPHPEVSSSKYYCRLHQGGKKQSLLCLNEVVVAYKPQPVDKFSCLSWNWESLNCTWTAPENPLRTRYKIMYALFGRGTRWVYKCPQETEDSGYCYWDTRTDPMFRPTHQYIAFMFTGSNDLGNVTFPRIKFHVFAHVLPAKPLYLVSEDITTNSALLQWDIAMNMKKFPPGLDRKIKYKSVCDPSDAWETADTSQLEKMSTNYTLTGLRYPNALYDVRLYLKSPMATGDHMWSEPASHTFKTLPTVPSFPPKTDSGSFHIIGRLNRRDIIIYWQRIPRCSENGDDFSYDVSSVEQNGKLVNIKPNKIGKSYAQFDQLTTDSYTFRIVSTNKEGPSEESSVVHVPSKQTLPPTPTGFTKYVNEKGVIQLSWNHPSDKEWAGMIDSYTVFWCQNDRDGPNHCSGFLNWTRVSKDVRTMNITVREGKVYEFAISSNTNTSSSGMIWATCTLRPNSGLEKVKEIEISSVGSTYIEVHFEMECQNRLQNVSQYNIYYCPIVSPHNATCRTEEEVLIVRGHNVSVQANITSLQPYTTYMIYVAREANGIMSDASNPKYTTTLEAAPTIPLDVTVTGVTNDSMTVSWVPPLSMNGKLNHYDVLYNHHLVELGPDEKESVTLRNLSSYTVYNVYVRACTMPRSLECSNYTEPVTKRTEIGLPGTIERPVAHVQNFSRIVFKWKAPDHAGGKLDYYQVWVQPSDDANATRVYNITATQAANRTADIKIPECRDPNRIYRLAIRAVNVNDQRPKRSFYGPWSEWAEAYCSSVDPIEMTTIITWCVVSVSILLFFIIVGYLMWKLVAWFNVAHKIEVKLPPGLAPLTIDKEKEDGYHMNVPWQIYSIRDAGKAGGDARGEPDCTLLGSGAQRSPSGDSSGCSSDRDCPSSSLTTATRVSSATDSGAEADGERCRQTRPLSCLFSSDYPGAKAAPAAASWSTPDLTAALAGACLAPAPAVAASALGGSARDVPSGGGEPYCRAGYLPSPPPPPPLAASRGYVSVASISTAPKQPPPLAGSGSVDDWLSALEAAEVVGSKQQPLGAEVDKAAAGGGYVSLPFASGVATAAPAASVPGYVTLASLPARGDDPPPPAPPPAQEDVPPFIRQRMADMRALRRRRRADQRPEAASDPGIIIPAKDVEADVPAYYAPETEAAPDYVKLSYVQCRPDSHSVDSGTANSEDSSDERPQSPPVSLSETAQTREAPSLLMSFR, encoded by the coding sequence ATGCCCCGCTGCGACCGCCGAGCGTGGGCGAGCGCTCCCGCGCTATGCCTGCTTCTCCTGCTGCCGGTGTCTGCCCAGACGTCGACCGCAGCTGCCACGCTATCGCCTGCTGCCCCGACGACGCAGCACGTCTCCGTGACGGGAGGCAAATGCATGACAGGCCTGGACTTCCACGGTTACACCGTCCCCAAAGGCCGGATAGTTGTCGAGTACGGCAGCTCTCTGGAGATTTACTGCTTCATCGATCCTCATTTCGTGGCCACCAAAGGGCGCAACGCCAGCGACATTAGGTTCTACCGCAATGCCACACCGCTACCCCAGGAGTACATCCAAGTTCTCAATGCCACCACGGCGAGACTGCTCGAGCCTCATCCCGAAGTTTCGTCCAGCAAGTATTACTGTAGGCTGCACCAGGGAGGCAAGAAACAGAGCTTACTGTGCCTCAACGAGGTGGTCGTCGCGTATAAACCACAGCCTGTTGACAAGTTCTCGTGCCTGTCCTGGAACTGGGAGAGTCTGAACTGCACATGGACGGCACCCGAAAACCCGCTGAGGACGCGTTACAAAATAATGTACGCCCTATTCGGCCGTGGGACACGCTGGGTGTACAAATGTCCACAAGAGACTGAGGACAGCGGATACTGTTATTGGGACACACGAACCGACCCGATGTTCAGACCGACGCATCAGTACATCGCTTTTATGTTCACAGGAAGCAATGATCTCGGAAATGTGACATTTCCTCGGATAAAATTCCACGTATTTGCTCACGTCTTGCCCGCCAAGCCCCTGTACCTCGTCTCCGAGGATATAACTACAAACAGTGCGCTTCTGCAGTGGGATATCGCGATGAACATGAAGAAGTTCCCACCCGGCCTCGATCGCAAGATAAAGTACAAGTCCGTGTGCGACCCGTCTGACGCCTGGGAGACAGCTGATACGTCACAGCTGGAGAAGATGAGCACCAACTACACACTAACCGGACTGCGTTATCCTAATGCGCTGTACGACGTAAGACTGTACCTGAAGTCGCCCATGGCCACCGGCGATCACATGTGGTCGGAACCtgcatcacacacattcaaaacGCTGCCAACTGTGCCATCTTTCCCTCCAAAGACCGACAGCGGCAGTTTTCATATCATCGGAAGACTGAACCGACGAGACATCATCATCTACTGGCAGCGCATTCCCAGATGCTCTGAGAATGGAGACGACTTCTCGTACGATGTTTCGTCTGTGGAGCAGAATGGCAAGTTGGTGAATATCAAGCCGAACAAAATTGGGAAAAGTTACGCCCAGTTCGATCAGCTGACTACAGACAGCTACACCTTCAGGATCGTGTCGACGAATAAGGAGGGCCCTTCGGAGGAGAGTTCAGTTGTCCACGTGCCTTCCAAGCAGACACTTCCACCAACACCGACAGGCTTTACCAAATACGTCAACGAGAAAGGTGTTATTCAGCTGTCGTGGAATCATCCTTCAGATAAAGAGTGGGCAGGAATGATCGACAGCTACACCGTGTTTTGGTGCCAAAATGATCGCGACGGACCCAATCACTGCTCCGGTTTCTTGAACTGGACTCGTGTGTCTAAAGACGTACGAACCATGAACATTACAGTGCGCGAGGGTAAAGTTTACGAATTCGCAATATCCTCGAATACCAACACTTCGAGCAGCGGCATGATTTGGGCCACATGTACATTGAGACCTAACAGCGGGCTGGAAAAGGTGAAAGAAATCGAGATAAGTAGTGTGGGATCCACGTATATTGAAGTACATTTCGAGATGGAGTGTCAGAATCGGCTGCAGAATGTGTCACAGTACAATATTTACTACTGCCCAATAGTGTCGCCTCACAACGCGACGTGCAGGACAGAGGAGGAGGTTCTGATAGTGCGCGGTCACAACGTGTCTGTACAGGCGAATATTACCAGTCTGCAGCCGTATACTACTTACATGATTTACGTGGCGAGGGAGGCAAATGGAATAATGAGTGATGCGAGTAATCCCAAGTACACTACAACACTGGAAGCGGCGCCCACCATTCCGCTGGATGTGACCGTGACGGGAGTAACAAATGACTCCATGACAGTGTCGTGGGTGCCTCCGCTGTCTATGAATGGTAAACTCAATCATTACGACGTCCTGTACAACCATCATCTCGTCGAGTTAGGGCCCGACGAAAAGGAATCGGTGACTCTCAGGAACCTGAGCAGTTACACCGTGTACAATGTGTATGTGAGGGCGTGTACGATGCCGCGCAGCTTGGAATGCTCCAATTATACAGAGCCTGTCACGAAGCGAACCGAGATAGGGCTGCCGGGTACGATAGAGAGGCCCGTAGCGCACGTGCAGAACTTTTCTAGGATCGTGTTCAAGTGGAAAGCGCCAGACCACGCTGGCGGGAAACTGGATTACTACCAGGTGTGGGTACAGCCGTCCGACGACGCCAACGCGACCAGGGTGTACAACATAACGGCGACGCAGGCCGCCAACAGGACGGCCGATATAAAGATTCCAGAGTGCCGCGACCCTAACCGCATCTATCGGCTGGCCATCAGGGCGGTGAACGTGAACGACCAACGGCCGAAGCGCTCATTCTACGGGCCGTGGAGCGAATGGGCCGAGGCGTACTGCAGCTCCGTCGACCCGATCGAAATGACGACTATTATAACGTGGTGCGTGGTATCGGTCTCGATACTATTGTTCTTCATCATAGTGGGATACCTGATGTGGAAGCTCGTCGCGTGGTTCAATGTGGCGCACAAGATAGAGGTGAAGCTGCCGCCCGGACTGGCGCCGCTGACGATCGACAAGGAGAAGGAGGACGGCTACCACATGAACGTGCCGTGGCAGATCTACAGCATCCGCGACGCGGGCAAGGCCGGGGGGGACGCGAGAGGGGAGCCCGACTGCACTCTGCTGGGCAGCGGCGCGCAGCGCAGCCCCAGCGGGGACAGCAGCGGCTGCAGCTCGGACCGCGACTGCCCCTCGTCGTCGCTGACCACGGCCACGCGCGTCTCCTCCGCCACCGACTCCGGCGCCGAAGCGGACGGCGAGCGCTGCCGCCAGACGCGGCCGCTCTCCTGCCTCTTCTCGTCCGACTACCCCGGCGCCaaggccgcccccgccgccgcctcctGGAGCACCCCCGACCTGACGGCAGCGCTCGCCGGCGCCTGTCTCGCCCCCGCCCCCGCGGTGGCGGCGTCCGCTCTGGGCGGCAGCGCGCGCGACGTGCCTTCCGGGGGCGGCGAGCCCTACTGCCGCGCCGGCTACCTGCCCAGccccccgccgccgccaccgctcgCCGCCTCCAGGGGCTACGTGAGCGTCGCCAGCATATCCACCGCCCCCAAGCAGCCGCCGCCGCTCGCCGGCAGCGGCAGTGTCGACGACTGGCTCAGCGCCCTCGAGGCGGCGGAGGTGGTCGGCTCGAAGCAACAACCCCTCGGTGCCGAAGTCGACAAGGCTGCGGCTGGCGGCGGGTACGTATCGCTGCCGTTCGCGTCCGGCGTCGcgactgccgcccccgccgcctccgtcCCGGGCTACGTGACGCTCGCCAGCCTCCCGGCGCGAGGCGACGATCCGCCTCCACCGGCGCCGCCCCCGGCGCAGGAAGACGTGCCGCCGTTCATCCGGCAGAGAATGGCCGACATGAGGGCGCTACGACGGCGCAGGAGGGCAGACCAGCGACCGGAGGCGGCGTCGGACCCGGGAATAATCATCCCCGCCAAGGACGTGGAGGCCGACGTGCCCGCCTACTACGCGCCCGAGACTGAGGCCGCCCCCGACTACGTCAAGCTGTCCTACGTGCAGTGCCGGCCGGATTCGCACTCTGTGGACAGCGGGACGGCCAACTCTGAGGACTCGTCAGACGAGCGGCCGCAATCACCACCTGTCAGCCTGTCGGAAACCGCGCAGACGCGGGAGGCGCCCTCGCTACTCATGTCCTTCCGCTGA